The Mesorhizobium loti genome includes a region encoding these proteins:
- a CDS encoding competence/damage-inducible protein A: MPEIVTAAMLVIGDEILSGRTKDKNIGHLADIMTAIGIDLKEVRIVPDEEDEIVAAVNAVRVRYTYVFTTGGIGPTHDDITADSISKAFGVPCEYDAKAYAMLEASYAARGIEYTEARKRMARMPRGADLIDNPVSVAPGFRIGNVHVMAGVPSIFQAMLDNVVPTLKAGTKMLSATVPCPFGEGLIGGPLGDIQKAHPDTIIGSYPKYGDGKFWTELVVRARSQEALDAARADVEAMVAGFANNPG; encoded by the coding sequence ATGCCTGAAATCGTGACCGCCGCCATGCTCGTCATCGGCGATGAGATTCTGTCAGGCCGCACCAAGGACAAGAACATCGGCCATCTCGCCGACATCATGACGGCGATCGGCATCGACCTGAAGGAAGTGCGCATCGTCCCGGACGAGGAAGACGAGATCGTTGCCGCGGTGAACGCCGTGCGCGTCCGCTACACCTATGTGTTCACCACCGGCGGTATCGGCCCGACGCATGACGACATCACGGCCGATTCCATTTCCAAGGCTTTTGGCGTGCCTTGCGAATACGATGCGAAGGCCTATGCGATGCTGGAAGCGAGCTATGCCGCGCGCGGCATCGAATACACCGAGGCCCGCAAGCGCATGGCACGGATGCCGCGCGGCGCCGATCTCATCGACAATCCGGTGTCGGTCGCTCCAGGCTTCCGCATCGGCAACGTCCATGTCATGGCCGGTGTGCCGTCGATTTTCCAGGCCATGCTCGACAATGTCGTGCCGACGCTGAAGGCCGGCACGAAAATGCTGTCGGCAACCGTGCCCTGCCCGTTCGGCGAAGGCCTCATCGGCGGGCCGCTGGGCGACATCCAGAAAGCGCATCCGGACACGATCATCGGCTCCTACCCGAAATATGGCGACGGCAAGTTCTGGACCGAACTGGTCGTGCGCGCCCGCAGCCAGGAGGCGCTTGACGCCGCCCGCGCCGATGTCGAGGCGATGGTCGCCGGGTTCGCCAACAATCCCGGTTGA
- the gpt gene encoding xanthine phosphoribosyltransferase, with product MSLPEKAFPVSWDQFHRDARALAWRLAGANKGQWKAIVCITRGGLVPAAIISRELGIRVIETVCVASYHDYTSQGQLQVLKEITPALLAEDGAGVLIIDDLTDTGKTAGIVRAMMPKAHFATVYAKPKGRPLVDTFVTEVSQDTWIYFPWDMGFTYQKPIADDHAG from the coding sequence ATGTCCCTTCCCGAAAAAGCCTTTCCGGTCTCCTGGGACCAGTTCCATCGTGACGCCCGCGCGCTCGCCTGGCGGCTGGCCGGCGCCAACAAGGGACAGTGGAAAGCGATCGTCTGCATCACGCGAGGCGGGCTGGTCCCGGCGGCGATCATCTCGCGCGAACTCGGCATCCGCGTCATCGAGACGGTCTGTGTCGCCTCCTATCACGACTATACCAGCCAGGGGCAGTTGCAGGTCCTCAAAGAGATCACCCCTGCCCTGCTCGCCGAAGACGGCGCCGGCGTGCTGATCATCGACGACCTCACCGACACCGGCAAGACGGCGGGCATCGTGCGCGCGATGATGCCCAAGGCGCATTTCGCCACCGTCTACGCCAAGCCGAAAGGCCGGCCGCTGGTCGATACTTTCGTCACCGAAGTCAGCCAGGACACCTGGATCTATTTCCCGTGGGACATGGGCTTCACCTACCAGAAGCCGATCGCCGACGACCACGCTGGCTGA
- a CDS encoding LysR family transcriptional regulator, with the protein MALDSALLRTLLAVVDTGSFVGAARTVHRTPSAVSMQMKRLETQIGQPIFVHQGRSILLTSAGEALLTYARRVLGIAEEAIVRFNRLSDGRAVRLGMTDEYAVAFLPSVLASYTAAYPLVEINVTCRTSSIVSRMLDEGELDIALVTAGAAGRAGSSETTIHRDRLVWAGLAHGTAHLRRPLAVAAGPASCIWRKSAIDALDAAGIPYHIVCTSENLAGQLAPVRAGLAVAPLPVAALSGELAPFGLEHGLPSVGYYDVALRRSPHAAHDLTSAVIDHVGAYFAARQGSSIHAF; encoded by the coding sequence TTGGCGCTGGACAGCGCGCTCCTGCGTACTTTGCTGGCGGTTGTCGACACTGGCAGCTTCGTCGGCGCCGCCCGAACAGTGCACCGGACGCCATCTGCCGTCAGCATGCAAATGAAGCGGCTCGAGACGCAGATAGGACAGCCAATCTTTGTGCATCAAGGGCGCTCCATACTGCTGACGTCAGCAGGAGAAGCGCTTCTGACCTACGCGCGCCGTGTTCTTGGGATCGCCGAAGAAGCGATAGTACGGTTCAACCGCCTGTCGGACGGACGCGCTGTGCGGCTGGGAATGACGGACGAATATGCCGTCGCGTTCCTTCCCTCGGTTCTCGCCAGCTATACGGCTGCGTACCCCCTGGTGGAGATCAACGTGACTTGCCGCACGAGCAGCATAGTGTCGCGGATGCTGGATGAGGGCGAGTTGGATATTGCGCTCGTCACCGCTGGTGCGGCAGGTCGAGCCGGATCATCCGAAACGACCATCCACAGAGACCGGCTTGTGTGGGCAGGCCTCGCGCATGGAACCGCCCACCTGCGCCGTCCGCTGGCGGTTGCCGCAGGTCCGGCGAGTTGTATCTGGCGGAAGTCCGCTATCGATGCGCTCGACGCAGCCGGCATCCCCTATCACATCGTTTGTACAAGCGAGAATCTCGCTGGCCAACTCGCACCGGTACGAGCCGGGTTGGCAGTTGCACCGTTGCCGGTTGCGGCCTTGTCGGGCGAACTGGCGCCGTTCGGACTGGAGCACGGCCTTCCGTCCGTCGGCTATTATGACGTCGCTTTGCGACGCAGCCCTCACGCGGCCCATGACCTGACTTCCGCCGTCATCGACCATGTCGGGGCGTATTTCGCTGCGCGCCAGGGATCCTCGATCCACGCATTCTAA
- a CDS encoding glutamine synthetase yields MSTVNEAGATFASCLEKLGAKAVHIGMMDPAGEFRDKLVSADKAVKLAAKGYPFCEVLYFWDIAEKTFIDGAFIDRPAVLDAASLRKYPFADDAALCIADFSGDFGKRSPRNLCQRLIAEAADLGFDVFSAFEYEFFLFDETPESLRAKDYRDLTYFAQGNRTYSLQTSAVHGELLQGLHDTMTTMGIGLDAIHTELGPGCFEAPLTYAKGLKSPDDAVLFKNFAKGYFSRHGLTAGFMSKLSPSLPGQSGHLHVSMRDRQGNAVFADPAARDGISKLGLHFIGGLVRLMPELLAMCAHTVNAYKRLVPGAWAPTSANWGVQNRTAAVRVINDEPESTRVEFRVPSADANPYLALALCIGAGLHGIRNKIEPPAGSGENFYAATPSPEAVFPSDLGQATERLDASAVAREIFGNDFIDSFVTGRRFEFGEYQKQVSEWEIRRYLGIV; encoded by the coding sequence ATGTCGACAGTCAATGAAGCCGGCGCAACGTTCGCGTCGTGCCTGGAAAAGCTTGGTGCCAAGGCCGTGCATATCGGCATGATGGACCCGGCTGGCGAATTTCGAGACAAGCTGGTTTCCGCCGACAAGGCCGTCAAACTGGCCGCCAAGGGTTATCCCTTCTGCGAGGTTCTCTATTTCTGGGACATCGCCGAAAAAACCTTCATCGACGGCGCCTTCATCGACCGGCCTGCGGTCCTCGATGCTGCGAGCCTGCGCAAATATCCGTTTGCCGATGACGCGGCGCTCTGCATCGCCGATTTCTCCGGCGATTTTGGCAAGCGCTCGCCGCGCAATCTCTGCCAGAGGCTGATTGCCGAGGCGGCTGATCTGGGCTTCGACGTGTTCTCGGCGTTCGAATACGAGTTCTTCCTGTTCGACGAGACGCCCGAAAGCCTGCGCGCCAAGGACTATCGCGACCTCACCTATTTCGCGCAGGGCAATCGCACCTACTCCCTGCAGACATCGGCGGTTCATGGCGAGCTCCTGCAGGGCCTGCACGACACCATGACGACGATGGGGATCGGCCTCGATGCCATTCACACCGAGCTCGGGCCTGGATGTTTCGAGGCGCCGCTCACTTACGCCAAGGGGCTGAAATCCCCCGATGACGCGGTGCTGTTCAAGAATTTTGCCAAGGGCTATTTTTCCCGTCACGGCCTGACCGCCGGGTTCATGTCAAAGCTTTCACCGTCGCTGCCGGGCCAGTCGGGACACCTGCATGTCTCGATGCGCGACCGGCAAGGCAATGCGGTGTTCGCCGACCCCGCCGCGCGTGATGGCATCAGCAAGCTTGGGCTCCATTTCATCGGCGGCCTGGTCAGGCTGATGCCAGAACTGCTGGCGATGTGCGCCCACACCGTCAATGCCTACAAGCGCCTGGTGCCCGGCGCCTGGGCGCCGACCTCAGCCAATTGGGGCGTCCAGAACCGCACGGCTGCGGTGCGCGTCATCAATGACGAGCCGGAATCCACCCGCGTGGAGTTTCGCGTGCCCTCGGCCGACGCCAATCCCTATCTCGCACTGGCGCTCTGCATCGGCGCCGGCCTTCATGGCATTCGAAACAAGATCGAACCGCCGGCCGGAAGCGGTGAAAACTTCTATGCCGCCACGCCTTCGCCAGAGGCCGTCTTTCCGTCCGATCTCGGCCAGGCGACGGAGCGGCTCGACGCAAGTGCCGTCGCCCGCGAAATCTTCGGCAACGACTTCATCGACAGCTTCGTCACCGGGCGACGCTTCGAATTTGGCGAGTATCAGAAACAGGTAAGCGAATGGGAGATCCGGCGATACCTCGGCATCGTCTGA
- a CDS encoding SH3 domain-containing protein: MSFRAFLPVAALTVVAGLWIGTSTPAGAQYCEGTVHGLSGRYNLATGSGFLAVRTRPNSSSRMIGQLFNGDHTEIFDRRGNWYQVELGGRTGWANARWLRNDCGY; this comes from the coding sequence ATGTCGTTCAGGGCATTCTTGCCGGTTGCAGCGCTGACCGTTGTGGCCGGACTGTGGATCGGCACATCGACGCCGGCCGGCGCACAATATTGTGAGGGCACGGTGCACGGCCTGTCCGGCCGCTACAATCTGGCGACCGGCAGCGGCTTTCTTGCCGTGCGGACGCGGCCGAACTCGTCATCGCGGATGATCGGGCAGCTGTTCAATGGCGATCATACCGAGATCTTCGATCGGCGCGGCAACTGGTATCAGGTCGAACTCGGCGGCCGGACCGGCTGGGCAAACGCACGCTGGCTGCGCAACGATTGCGGCTACTGA
- a CDS encoding alpha/beta fold hydrolase: MLLSILSWLLVVLLLLAVLGIASLVLATLWIAAKAERLVPPVGKFIEIDGNRIHYVDQGEGRPIVFVHGLGAQLHHFRHTLFGRFGPGYRLIALDRPGAGYSVRAGGATGGLPEQAGIVRGFIEALGLERPLVVGHSLGGAIALTLAVEHPEVISGIALLSPLTHMEAGAREKLGLLYIPSRLWRRVMSYTLAIPTSLRYARPTMEFIFAPQAFPADYMVDGGGWLGLRPTHFYATSSDVVAVEQDLGRLEQRYGEIAMPAGILFGTADRVIDIRTHGEPMQNKIERLEFESVDGLGHMPQFNEPERVIAFIKRIAARAFRSDINPASQQFQ; the protein is encoded by the coding sequence ATGCTCCTGTCGATTCTGTCGTGGCTGCTGGTCGTTCTGTTGTTGCTGGCGGTCCTGGGGATCGCCAGTCTGGTGCTGGCGACGCTGTGGATCGCGGCCAAGGCCGAAAGGCTGGTGCCGCCGGTCGGGAAATTCATCGAGATCGACGGCAACCGCATCCATTATGTCGATCAGGGTGAGGGGCGGCCGATCGTCTTCGTGCATGGGCTTGGCGCTCAACTCCACCATTTCCGCCACACTCTGTTCGGCCGGTTCGGCCCAGGCTACCGGCTGATCGCGCTCGACCGACCGGGGGCGGGCTATTCGGTGCGCGCCGGCGGCGCCACCGGTGGCCTGCCCGAACAGGCCGGAATCGTGCGAGGCTTTATCGAAGCGCTTGGGCTGGAAAGGCCGCTGGTGGTCGGTCATTCCCTCGGCGGCGCCATCGCGCTGACCCTTGCCGTGGAGCATCCTGAGGTGATCTCCGGCATCGCCTTGTTGTCGCCATTGACCCACATGGAAGCCGGTGCGCGCGAAAAGCTGGGCTTGCTCTATATCCCGTCACGCCTGTGGCGCCGGGTCATGAGCTATACGCTGGCGATACCGACGAGCCTCAGATACGCGCGGCCGACAATGGAATTCATCTTCGCGCCACAGGCTTTTCCTGCCGACTACATGGTCGACGGAGGTGGATGGCTGGGGCTGAGGCCAACTCATTTCTACGCCACATCCTCCGATGTCGTGGCAGTCGAACAAGATCTCGGCCGCCTCGAGCAGCGCTATGGCGAGATCGCCATGCCGGCCGGCATTCTTTTCGGAACGGCCGATCGGGTTATCGATATCCGTACCCACGGCGAGCCTATGCAAAACAAGATCGAAAGGCTCGAGTTCGAATCTGTCGACGGCCTCGGACACATGCCGCAATTCAACGAGCCGGAACGGGTCATTGCGTTCATCAAACGCATTGCGGCCCGTGCTTTCCGATCCGACATCAACCCGGCTTCACAGCAATTTCAATGA
- a CDS encoding aspartate aminotransferase family protein, with the protein MNTALALAYHAAQAWIDGLDDRSVAATATLPDLKRSFTGPLPIDGRSAKDVIQALVRDAGAGMHGSAGGRFFAWVVGGGLESALAADWLVATWDQNAALYSASPASAVIEETAGEWVKELLDLPRDASFAFTSGCQMAHMTSLAAARVALLKRVGWNVEEDGLFGAPGIRVLTSDQRHVTIDRAVRFLGIGRNAIEQLKTEGDGRVSPAVLDGALSENSKPAILVLNAADLNIGACDPFKDLIPMAHSAGAWVHIDGAFGLFARASRAYRHLLDGVEMADSWATDGHKWLNVPFDCGIAIIADRNAHRTAMTSNASYVAPVAVARDQIDWNPEYSRRARGVPVYAALKELGRNGVEALVDRCCAHCANIVEGIGKLPGAEILARPTLNQGLLRFGRPGASPEENDVFTDETIQKINATGEAFFSGTTWRNRRAMRVSVVNWRTGEQDVKRAIAAATSVLTPEVATPI; encoded by the coding sequence ATGAACACCGCGCTCGCTCTCGCATACCATGCAGCACAGGCATGGATTGACGGGCTGGATGATCGTTCGGTGGCGGCCACGGCCACCCTACCGGACCTCAAGCGGTCATTCACCGGTCCGTTGCCGATCGATGGCCGCAGCGCGAAGGACGTGATCCAGGCACTCGTCAGAGACGCCGGCGCCGGGATGCATGGCAGCGCAGGCGGACGTTTCTTTGCCTGGGTGGTTGGCGGTGGGCTGGAATCCGCGCTCGCGGCCGACTGGCTCGTTGCCACCTGGGATCAGAACGCAGCGCTCTATTCGGCCAGTCCTGCGTCCGCAGTAATCGAAGAAACAGCCGGCGAATGGGTCAAGGAACTGCTCGATCTGCCGCGCGACGCCTCTTTTGCTTTCACCAGCGGTTGCCAGATGGCGCACATGACGAGCCTTGCGGCCGCGCGGGTGGCGCTGCTCAAGCGCGTCGGCTGGAATGTGGAAGAGGACGGGCTGTTTGGAGCGCCTGGGATCAGAGTGCTGACGAGCGACCAGCGGCACGTCACCATAGACCGCGCGGTGCGCTTTCTGGGGATCGGCCGCAACGCCATTGAACAATTGAAAACGGAGGGGGATGGACGCGTCTCTCCCGCGGTTCTCGATGGCGCGCTTTCCGAAAACTCCAAGCCGGCCATACTCGTGCTGAATGCCGCCGACTTGAACATCGGCGCATGCGACCCGTTCAAGGACTTGATCCCAATGGCGCATTCGGCCGGCGCCTGGGTTCACATCGACGGCGCATTCGGTCTTTTCGCCCGCGCGAGCCGGGCGTACCGCCACCTGCTCGACGGTGTGGAAATGGCCGACAGCTGGGCGACCGACGGCCACAAATGGCTGAACGTTCCCTTCGATTGCGGTATCGCGATCATCGCGGATCGCAACGCGCATCGGACTGCGATGACATCGAACGCCTCCTATGTCGCGCCAGTAGCTGTCGCGCGGGACCAGATAGACTGGAACCCGGAATACTCTCGCCGGGCGCGCGGCGTTCCCGTCTATGCCGCGCTCAAGGAACTCGGCCGCAACGGTGTTGAGGCTTTGGTGGATCGCTGCTGTGCGCATTGTGCCAACATCGTCGAGGGGATTGGCAAACTGCCGGGCGCCGAGATTCTTGCAAGGCCAACGCTCAATCAGGGTCTGCTAAGGTTCGGCCGGCCAGGCGCATCCCCCGAGGAAAATGACGTCTTCACCGACGAAACAATTCAAAAAATCAACGCGACAGGCGAAGCCTTCTTCTCCGGCACGACATGGCGCAACCGCCGCGCCATGCGCGTCAGCGTGGTCAACTGGCGCACCGGCGAGCAGGATGTGAAGCGGGCGATCGCGGCCGCGACTTCTGTGCTGACGCCGGAAGTAGCCACGCCCATTTGA
- a CDS encoding PilZ domain-containing protein, which produces MANPANPSLNESDEPQREHRPRVLKGGSIITGISNSEVGCTLRNQHVGGAELKVPLEARVPDHFLLYVPLDGVAYRCEVRWRRNDRIGVQFTSTEPKPRLHYG; this is translated from the coding sequence ATGGCGAACCCTGCAAATCCAAGTCTAAACGAATCCGACGAGCCCCAGCGCGAGCATCGTCCGCGCGTGCTCAAGGGCGGTTCAATCATCACCGGAATTTCGAATTCGGAAGTCGGTTGCACGCTGCGCAATCAGCACGTAGGTGGCGCCGAACTGAAAGTGCCGCTGGAAGCCCGGGTTCCCGATCACTTTCTTCTCTATGTGCCGCTCGACGGCGTTGCCTATCGGTGCGAAGTCCGCTGGCGGCGCAACGATCGCATCGGGGTACAGTTCACCAGCACCGAGCCAAAACCCCGGCTGCATTACGGCTGA
- a CDS encoding DUF982 domain-containing protein, with product MMDNKPFEVPVVVELGHVGKYRHIRSAQEAAECLMTVWPLNRGPRHRDALDTCLKVLEGYRSTADARRALIEAAKESEVLVPDDRLPDDRLH from the coding sequence ATGATGGACAACAAACCTTTTGAAGTGCCGGTCGTCGTCGAACTTGGCCATGTCGGCAAATATCGCCATATCCGCAGCGCCCAGGAGGCGGCGGAGTGCCTGATGACCGTGTGGCCGCTCAATCGAGGCCCGCGCCATCGTGATGCCCTCGACACTTGCCTCAAAGTGCTGGAAGGTTATCGTTCGACCGCGGATGCGCGCCGGGCACTGATTGAAGCCGCCAAGGAATCGGAAGTGCTGGTGCCCGACGACAGACTGCCCGACGACCGGCTGCATTGA
- a CDS encoding universal stress protein, protein MRFKTIVAILQNEQDAERVLDCAIPLATRFQSHLIGIHAETLPVPYTSATGFPDTEFLQVSADMNRERAEKLQAVFLRHIENSGLSFEWRSLESFSGDSALTGISSVRAADLIIAAQRETGGDPSADVDTLVYDAGRPVLVVPHAGPLITTFKHVLLAWNGSKEAARAAFDALPFIIEAEKTDILIIDPPETLDDSPEAAGAEIASALSRHGATVSVSVQHSGGNSIDDIIQTRIAETGADLLVLGAYSHSWLRQLLFGGVTRTVLRTSPVAAFLSR, encoded by the coding sequence ATGCGATTCAAAACCATCGTCGCTATTCTGCAGAACGAGCAGGACGCGGAGCGGGTGCTCGACTGTGCCATTCCGCTCGCCACCCGGTTCCAGAGCCATCTGATCGGCATCCACGCCGAAACGCTTCCTGTGCCCTACACCTCTGCCACAGGCTTTCCCGACACCGAGTTCCTGCAGGTTTCGGCCGACATGAACCGGGAGCGGGCCGAGAAGCTGCAGGCCGTGTTTCTCAGGCATATCGAGAATTCCGGTCTTTCCTTCGAGTGGCGAAGCCTGGAGAGTTTTTCGGGCGACAGTGCGCTGACCGGGATTTCAAGCGTGCGGGCCGCCGACCTCATCATAGCGGCGCAGCGCGAAACGGGCGGTGACCCGAGCGCGGATGTCGACACGCTGGTCTATGACGCCGGCCGACCGGTGCTGGTGGTGCCGCATGCGGGTCCGCTGATCACCACCTTCAAACACGTGCTGCTCGCCTGGAACGGCAGCAAGGAAGCGGCGCGCGCCGCTTTCGACGCACTGCCCTTCATCATCGAAGCCGAGAAGACCGACATATTGATCATCGACCCCCCTGAAACGCTCGACGACAGCCCGGAAGCCGCCGGCGCCGAAATCGCGTCCGCGCTATCGCGCCACGGCGCCACCGTCAGCGTCTCGGTGCAGCATTCGGGTGGCAATTCGATCGATGACATCATCCAGACCAGGATCGCGGAGACCGGCGCCGATCTGCTGGTGCTCGGCGCCTACAGCCACTCATGGCTGCGCCAGCTTCTGTTCGGTGGCGTGACTCGCACGGTGCTGCGCACGTCGCCGGTGGCAGCCTTCCTGTCGCGTTAG
- a CDS encoding NUDIX hydrolase → MLTRPTTHNHLVERVRRLFGTAPCRLQVAALPWRDTGNGVEIMLITSRDTGRWVLPKGWPEAREPLCEAAAREAGEEAGLRGSVSHLEAGRYFYAKMLASGEEVPCEVLVFPLHVDKIADRWKEKHSRTRKWVSSSEAVRMINEPDLCQIIAYFCADPHSFP, encoded by the coding sequence ATGTTGACGAGGCCAACGACGCACAACCATCTGGTCGAAAGGGTCAGGCGACTCTTCGGCACCGCACCCTGTCGCCTGCAGGTTGCCGCCCTGCCCTGGCGCGATACCGGGAACGGCGTCGAAATCATGCTGATCACCAGCCGCGATACCGGCCGCTGGGTTTTGCCCAAGGGCTGGCCGGAGGCCAGGGAGCCGCTCTGCGAGGCCGCGGCGCGCGAAGCCGGCGAGGAAGCCGGGCTGCGCGGCAGTGTCTCTCATCTCGAAGCCGGCCGTTACTTCTACGCCAAGATGCTGGCTTCCGGCGAAGAAGTGCCCTGCGAGGTCCTGGTGTTCCCGCTGCACGTCGACAAGATCGCCGACCGCTGGAAGGAAAAGCACTCGCGCACCCGCAAATGGGTCAGTTCCAGCGAAGCGGTGCGCATGATCAACGAACCCGATCTTTGCCAGATCATCGCCTATTTCTGCGCCGACCCGCACAGCTTCCCCTGA
- a CDS encoding DUF2188 domain-containing protein has translation MAKLTYKIVEHDGGWAYKVGATFSETFPTHKDALRAAEIASAEQQVAGATDGIQYEDADGKWHEELADGRDRPQTEISD, from the coding sequence ATGGCGAAGCTGACTTACAAGATCGTCGAGCATGACGGCGGCTGGGCCTACAAGGTCGGAGCGACCTTCTCGGAGACGTTTCCCACCCATAAGGACGCCTTGCGCGCCGCCGAAATCGCCTCGGCCGAGCAGCAGGTCGCCGGAGCCACGGACGGCATCCAGTATGAGGACGCCGATGGCAAATGGCATGAGGAACTGGCCGACGGCCGGGACCGGCCACAGACAGAGATTTCCGACTGA